The Nostoc sp. 'Peltigera membranacea cyanobiont' N6 genome contains the following window.
ATACTCACTAAAAAGTAACCCGATGTGAGAAAGCTATTCAGGATAAATAGACGTAGCGGAAAAAAATCTGAAGTTGCTGCTCCGGTACTTAATAATAAATATCCCAACAGCCAAGTAAATGCCAAAGTAATAGACAGGCGACTAATAGCAAGTTGTTCCCGACTACCTTGGCCGCGATAAAGAGTCCACAAAGATGGAAAAAAGCCGATAATCGGAATCAAATATAAAAGCAACTGGGTTTTGGGGATTGGGGATTGGAGATTGGGAGGAGACAAAGGAGAGACTTCTTCAAGAATTCTTCCTTGTCCCTGCTCCCCAGTCCCCAGTCCCAAGTCCCCAGTCGCCTTTGGTTCAAAATTCTCCATGCGTTTTAGTCTAACTCCTAAACTAGAAGGATGAATAAGACTCATATAGTTAGAGATAATAAACTGTAAAGAAAGATTTAACTTAGTTCTATCCCGCAATTAGCTGAAAATGCAGACACGCAAGCTACTCGACTGGTGGCAAACATTCACACCAATAGCGCGAATCGTGGCGATCGCGTTATTCGTTCCACTGCTAGTTCTAAATGGTTGGGCACTTTCGGTCTTTTTTAATTATTTCCATTCTCTCATAGTCATTTTAGTCGGAGCCTCAGTCCTAGCATTTCTGCTCAACTACCCCGTGAGTTGGCTGGAACATCATGGTGCTAAACGAGATCAAGTTGCCATCCTAGTATTTCTCCTGGCTTTATCGATTTTATTGGCGTTGGGTGTGACACTTTTTCCGTTGGCCCTTACCCAAGCTCAACAACTGGTAGCTCGTTTGCCAGAATTGATCGACTCTGGACGCTCTCAGCTAATGATATTAAACCAAAAAGCTGAGACTTTTGGCTTACCGATTAACCTCGATGCTCTGGTTGTGCAAATCAACGATCGCGTCAAGGGGCAATTACAAGCGATCGCTGGTCAAGTTTTAAATCTGGCGGTAGTTACAGTCACAAGTCTTCTAGATATCCTCTTGACGATGGTTTTGACTTTCTACCTTTTACAGCATGGCAGCGAACTCTGGGAAAGTTTAGTGGAATGGCTACCCTCTAAATTCCGCGATCCTTTCTCGAAAACAGTCCGCCTCAGCTTTCAAAATTTCTTCATCACCCAGTTGATTTTATCTACTTGCATGGCCTCAGCCCTCATTCCTACCTTTTTGTGGCTAAAAGTGCCATTTGGACTGCTATTCGGCTTAACTATTGGTCTGATGGCTCTCATCCCCTTTGGTGGTTCTGTGGGCATCGCTATGACTACATTGTTGGTAGCACTGCAAGATTTCTCAATGGGTGTGAGAGTTTTGATAGCAGCAGTAATCGTACAGCAAATTCTCGAAAACTTAATTGCTCCCCGAATTTTAGGCAGTTTTACGGGTTTAAATCCAGTTTGGATTTTAATTTCAGTTTTAACAGGAGCAAGAATTGGCGGACTATTGGGTGTAATTGTGGCAGTACCCACAGCTGTTGTGATTAAAACCGCTTTAAGTGCCTTGCGTCCTGGTGGCGAGACAAACGATAGCGGCACGGGGGAAATAACTGCACCCGTTGCAGCCAACGAATCTCCAAAAACTGACCCTAAAAATACTCTGAGTATTTCGGAAGCAACATTACCGTAAGGAGGCTGGAGGTTTCCTGCCTCCTCATTGTGGCTCAATGATGGAACCCATAAACAAAATGTTTCCCGTCTGATTATTTCTAATAGCACAGAAGAAGGGACGATCGACAATCATTCGGAATGGTTCTGGTTCCTCTCTTAAAGATGTTGCGACTATTCCCACTGAAGTAGCCGCAGCCGCTTCAGTCCCTTCTTCGTTTACTTCGACGAAAGTTTTATGCTTAACTTGGCTAATGGCAAAATTTTTACCCATGCCAGAAAAATTGGCTTTGTTGCTGAAAGCCTCTGCCATGCCTAAACTTTTCAAAGCATCATTGAGTGTAACTTCGTAATCTGTTTTGAAGCGGGGTAGCCTAATAAACCCTTTTTGTTTGTTGAACTGAGTCATCCATTTTTCCCAGTTTTCAAAACTCAGGTTTTGATATAAGGCTTTCAGATTAGAGTTCTGTTTGGGAAGGAATATATAAAAACTGGTTTTACCATCTTTACCATAAGGTAAACTAACTGCCTGAAATTGTTCATTTTCGTAATATCTATAGTCACCTTCTTGTGACATCATCAGGTGTTGTTTTCGTCTACTAGGTGTGATGTAAAAAGGGTATTGGGCAGTTTTACTTTTGTCAAATTCGTTACTCCAATTACCTTTAAAATATATGGCATTAATTAGAAACAATACTTGACTTGGTTCAATTTTTTCAACTATTTTAGTAATTTTACCCTTAGTATTTTCTTTTACCCAATTATTTATAATACTTGACGCGGCGGCATCTTTAAAGTTTAAATTGCTAACCTTAGCTTGATAGAAATCCTGGGTTCTCTTGAGGAAATCTGGTGCAAAGCTAACATCTTGATTTGCCCAAAGCGAGTTAGCAATACTCAGTTGTACTTTTGCATCCTGATTGTCTAAAAGCTGCTTTAATGCCGCCGCGTAAGCAGAGTTGATTTCTGGTAGATTCATTCCCTGTAATTCTAGGGTTTTTGCCATTGCTTGTTGAGTTGAGCCGCTAGCACCGTTGTAGGTCATGGCGAGAGCGATCGCTATACTCGAAGGTGAGATAAAAATATTATTCTCACCTTTATCATCTTTCAGAACTTCTGAAAATAGTTTGAAGCCAAACTTATTACTAGACTCAACTATTCTTGTATCAGGGTTGACTGTTTTTTTTTGCAATGGAGTTTCTGGTTGAGGTAAACTAGATTGGGCAAGGGCGCTTTTGTTACTCTCAACTTGAGAACACCCTAATACACTGAATAGAACAACACTTGCAGCTGCCAGAGCATAACGTCTGCCTAGACTCACACCATAACGTCTTTGCAGAAAGTTTTCTTTTGCATCACTAAATTTTTGTCGATTCATTCTGCTACCTCAATTGCCAAAGATTCCCGATCTGTGCTTAGAGTTGACGCAGATACTGTGTCAATGATTAACTATTGCATTTGCTCCAATATAAAAATGGGACTGTTACAGAAACGGTAACAGCCAGTTAGTAGCTCAGAGCAAGTAAACAGAACTTGTGAGAGTTGCTAATTCCTAATTTAGGCAGCGATGCAGACGATTTATGAAAAATTCTTATTTCTAGGAGTTTTCCTATTTATCTATAAACGTATTATAAGCTACGTAGTCACATTAAAGTTATTGGAGATGAGACAAATTAATGGACAGACTTGATTTGTGGGCTGAAATTATCCCAGGAGTTTCCGCAGCAGGATTTAGTATTGGACAACATCTTTCATCAATACCCGATCTTAGTGAACCTAATCTGGTTGTCAATCTCCAAGAAGAAAGAGAGAAGAGAGAAAAAGGATTGAAATCAATTAATATCAACGAAGCTTTATCGGATTCGGATGGCTGGATTTGTCAAAAAATCTCCTCAGATTCTGAGAAGTTAGATGGACATAAAGTTTTTTATTATAAAGATAGGGTTGTATTACTACATTTTAATGCGAATGATATTCTCTTCGTGATTTTTGTTTTTGAGGGCTACCAAGGAAAGTTTTTTGATAAATTTGAAATCGGCTCTAAGGTTTCGGATATAAACAAGTATTTTGAGCTTGAATATGATAGCGGAGATGAAATGCATTATCCTTCTGAATCATCTCATGTTAAAGGTATTGCCTTCTATGGTGCAGAAGAATCTTTAGAAGATAATCCCGAACAAAAAATCATGGGTTTTTGCGTACATAACTGGAGTTTGCAGGTATAGATATGAGCGTTAGGCAAACGGATACTTGCGTGCATGGGTTCCCCTGGTCTTTGTAAAGTATCTGTTTGAAGAACGAAACCCAACATATTAGCGTCTTGAACTCAAAATGTTGGG
Protein-coding sequences here:
- a CDS encoding serpin family protein, yielding MNRQKFSDAKENFLQRRYGVSLGRRYALAAASVVLFSVLGCSQVESNKSALAQSSLPQPETPLQKKTVNPDTRIVESSNKFGFKLFSEVLKDDKGENNIFISPSSIAIALAMTYNGASGSTQQAMAKTLELQGMNLPEINSAYAAALKQLLDNQDAKVQLSIANSLWANQDVSFAPDFLKRTQDFYQAKVSNLNFKDAAASSIINNWVKENTKGKITKIVEKIEPSQVLFLINAIYFKGNWSNEFDKSKTAQYPFYITPSRRKQHLMMSQEGDYRYYENEQFQAVSLPYGKDGKTSFYIFLPKQNSNLKALYQNLSFENWEKWMTQFNKQKGFIRLPRFKTDYEVTLNDALKSLGMAEAFSNKANFSGMGKNFAISQVKHKTFVEVNEEGTEAAAATSVGIVATSLREEPEPFRMIVDRPFFCAIRNNQTGNILFMGSIIEPQ
- a CDS encoding AI-2E family transporter → MQTRKLLDWWQTFTPIARIVAIALFVPLLVLNGWALSVFFNYFHSLIVILVGASVLAFLLNYPVSWLEHHGAKRDQVAILVFLLALSILLALGVTLFPLALTQAQQLVARLPELIDSGRSQLMILNQKAETFGLPINLDALVVQINDRVKGQLQAIAGQVLNLAVVTVTSLLDILLTMVLTFYLLQHGSELWESLVEWLPSKFRDPFSKTVRLSFQNFFITQLILSTCMASALIPTFLWLKVPFGLLFGLTIGLMALIPFGGSVGIAMTTLLVALQDFSMGVRVLIAAVIVQQILENLIAPRILGSFTGLNPVWILISVLTGARIGGLLGVIVAVPTAVVIKTALSALRPGGETNDSGTGEITAPVAANESPKTDPKNTLSISEATLP